In Glandiceps talaboti chromosome 4, keGlaTala1.1, whole genome shotgun sequence, a single window of DNA contains:
- the LOC144434152 gene encoding uncharacterized protein LOC144434152 yields the protein MNRYKRKCLEVVSAYKDLQKENEKIKGIMTQTQDKALRRISELREAAHLDRQAKAHLEENFRLSLEEKDELISVLQTQVKLLKEGINPDEVDGEKADVEKKAAAASAEMSEKIRTLQEKVKRQETLLNKCKETIRNNKEKTSQLNVEKQEIQKKLEDKSQEFQKLQESLKEAKALIEKVETDKLIGIAEVKKQMHEEIETRELEIAELRGKMRTSNKEKEELQQKKEESDRMALETKQQLEVAEKREEEEKQNLVQELSRGKQAVISLMQQDKEKMKEELMKEKEDALAGKDKHWQEEIAKNKKQWEEIVEKKEKECKETIEGKEKELELALQRHAEDQKRHLKEKEEEMMMAIEERELQKTAAISAQDNQKDELQRIIDNMKTEKLEQESYVQQLKEKHSTEIKEFSAKIEEIAKRNKNTFAKLKAQHEKTLDEFRVKHEQEMTGKGDELKQEHKQYVEELLRSHEEKVEAITSDLETQYKSQMQDLNRNHDNIVQEKMDQIQKLSTANNDLKHANEVLNKSLSEAVNKVKELEEKLQVEIENHVKDIQEKVNQLEQYVSLTDKLEQTNKDQEMKLNELQQDHKNLTEKHETEVQEKNHKIEELETTVVQLREHKEGLEQNLAQTSRSGEQVVNALQEEKEKLSGTLKELGEEIDKLKERNDTLSQSLEGKTNECESLKQQDDLKIEELNTEKEQLRGNLEEMDRQKSDLENQIKVLSEEHQKVVEELNKKVQELEVEVGKIKEMKENEAEQSSKEIKELHNQLEQKVAVISDLEQQLGAVSRDLEDKKREHENKCSEYEQKLQFQQESHENEIARKLEALEVQKQSSVSEVTTELGNKLGEANETIGQQEKTIQGLKLREQELQNNIEGLNADHERTLKELGERSSEEINTLQGRIASLQEEMQANKEQYTEQVKNLEKQIEERQSEILGLTEQHAKEMNTCQEEFAEKVNKLTQDLQESSETLSKLRQDHASMDEALSQEIKTMKEELGANERNHGEEMEKLRVDHEKMMQEEQDAVAKKLDQLEKEKADSLGEVSSELGNKLTEVQTSLQEKEARILELENTRQELLNSVESLKATHADEIKEIVVKNNEEMSSMRQDYENQKQEMQVTMTQYSVQIVKLESEFSQKEEAARGILEEKEHRVKELEENEKQLKEQMENLHTTHQEQLVVKEKEFDDKIQQLKEDHDKNLKEAEEKHKNQFTELRNQAKSKISEMKKKIEDLSEQLTQKTTEMEETLQKSKSHHEEETERMRKELGEEKDDMMQKMMTKITGLQNRIVEEQEKFETVSAEKEKKHGVVVKQMEDNFQIKMKEEQEGFNQKFTEILKEKDLGIDDVAAKMEAMKKEEVERIAAEFKVKFTEAQENHKKQLLDLRDQAKGKIGNLKGQLQEQEKTHSETVSAMEKSQNEKMEELKKEHSNQVQSVESNHQETLQTLKKQHEDQFEQIKLDHSQEIENLKQENQEKIMALEKDYANKIDDITAEHAQLKESSHLAQTLKVEVETLRQQSQGDVEKLESVHSENIIQLKQEHEQALEELRTKLNNELSEAKEQHEQNLQEVVDTNLAQQAELKIVKDQHEETKQKLTMLSDTYKSEISEWGSKLDEQEKAFFEERESLIKQMKERENQSQMNKQELNQHLQSKIAEAEKEIKGITEKHSSEIDTLKQFYDAKVKDMEEEQKSNMQDAEYQYSEKITELESQCQEQTKKLQEVEERSTLKDSKIAELQVHMEEVSKKFDNVESSCHDLIEKLNNKEKEIKELTDKLNTATEKVNQFTTESTQSLQEKDVIVKELEARIEALAQEKEQELNDKIAVLTEENLQEKDIIVKELEARIEALAQEKEQELNDKIAALTDENQTSTQSLEEKEATVKELEAKVEEFANEKEKELSEKLAKLTEEKETKLAELKKKAEIRLSQIKRQFQSDLEEKGKMVKELTESSSKLKEQLETQETMLEEKSKMIKELENRLVELEQEIDTTRNSLEAKESDMTEQLQEKERIAQESLQGAEVRQKRETEELQGIIAKHKEREEELNQKISDVKAEMEKVTTEMKQKHKERMEILQDDHKSELEVLKKDFAIQKEEAEQEQNLKLKQLLKEVNTTMAEKERQFEDTLSMSIERGQSQEEVQEREYKRQMEELYREMRENELKQEAAVSRYASQIKDKESELDELNQDYENKVDELENEHKAKIAELEKKMADNEQKLRMAFKKKLKEMEKVHSEEVKGLTTEWQSERKLPSGSHDPSQANSSQEIVKQREMALAAVKGNEGAYSMMEKHSEEHQKEIEEIETRHRIEITEMREMTQGSLPPPLIQGTPLNPDTKTRPKRVTFDEDSVTSELQDLELDNMNLQSELAQKKGELSELHIKFRQLQDKIELLVGQKGGGVSPHLGSPYRANSASSVSSLDDSLGPLLNEPTELEYLKKVLFAYMMGRETKTMAKVITAVLKFTREETSQILSREDNRQGVMQTWLASP from the exons ATGAACAGATACAAAAGGAAATGTCTTGAA GTTGTTTCTGCTTACAAGGATTTACAGAAGGAGAATGAAAAAATTAAG GGTATCATGACACAAACACAGGATAAAGCACTTAGAAGAATCTCAGAGCTCAGAGAG GCTGCTCATTTAGATCGACAAGCCAAGGCACATTTAGAAGAAAACTTTCGCCTGTCCCTGGAAGAAAAAGATGAATTGATCAGTGTCTTGCAAACACAG GTGAAACTCTTGAAGGAAGGCATCAACCCTGATGAGGTCGACGGTGAGAAAGCAGATGTAGAGAAGAAAGCGGCTGCTGCATCTGCAGAGATGTCAGAGAAAATTAGAACTCTCCAAGAGAAG GTGAAGAGACAAGAAACTTTACTTAATAAATGCAAAGAGACCATTAGGaataacaaagaaaaaacaTCTCAATTAAATGTTGAGAAACAAGAAATTCAGAAAAAACTAGAAGACAAATCACAGGAATTCCAGAAACTACAG GAATCACTGAAGGAAGCGAAAGCATTGATCGAGAAAGTTGAAACTGATAAACTGATTGGCATAGCTGAGGTCAAGAAACAAATGCATGAAGAGATTGAGACCAGGGAATTAGAGATTGCTGAGTTGAGAGGTAAAATGAGAACCAGTAATAAGGAGAAAGAAGAATTACaacagaaaaaagaagaaagtgaCAGAATGG CACTTGAGACTAAGCAACAACTAGAGGTAGCTGAGAAGAGAGAAGAGGAGGAAAAACAGAATTTAGTACAGGAGCTATCTAGAGGTAAACAAGCTGTCATCTCTCTTATGCAG CAAGATAAGGAGAAAATGAAGGAAGAGCTGATGAAAGAAAAGGAAGATGCTTTGGCAGGGAAAGACAAACACTGGCAGGAAGAAATAGCCAAGAATAAAAAACAGTGGGAAGAAATAGTTGAAAAGAAGGAGAAAGAATGCAAAGAAACAATTGAGGGAAAG GAAAAAGAACTTGAACTTGCACTCCAAAGACATGCTGAAGACCAGAAGAGACATCTGAAAGAGAAGGAGGAAGAGATGATGATGGCGATAGAAGAAAGAGAACTACAGAAAACCGCTGCTATCAGTGCACAGGACAACCAGAAAGATGAACTACAGAGGATCATTGATAACATGAAAACT GAGAAACTTGAACAAGAGAGCTATGTCCAACAATTGAAAGAGAAACATTCAACAGAAATAAAGGAGTTTAGTGCTAAGATTGAAGAAATTGCCAAGAGAAACAAGAACACTTTTGCCAAGCTAAAAGCACAACATGAGAAAACATTGGACGAATTCAGAGTTAAGCACGAACAAGAAATGACAGGAAAAGGGGACGAACTGAAACAAGAACATAAACAGTATGTGGAGGAGTTGCTGAGAAGTCATGAAGAGAAAGTGGAGGCCATTACTAGTGATTTAGAAACCCAGTATAAGTCACAGATGCAGGATCTCAACagaaaccatgacaacattgTGCAAGAAAAAATGGACCAAATTCAAAAACTTAGCACAGCTAACAATGATCTGAAACATGCAAATGAAGTACTGAATAAAAGTCTGTCTGAGGCAGTCAAcaaagtgaaagaacttgaaGAAAAGTTACAAGTGGAAATAGAAAACCATGTCAAGGATATCCAGGAGAAAGTGAATCAGTTAGAACAGTATGTGTCACTGACGGATAAACTAGAACAGACAAATAAAGATCAGGAGATGAAACTAAATGAGCTGCAGCAAGATCATAAGAATCTTACAGAAAAACATGAAACTGAAgtacaagaaaaaaatcataagaTAGAAGAACTGGAAACAACTGTTGTACAGCTGAGAGAACATAAAGAGGGCTTAGAACAGAATCTTGCACAGACCAGTAGATCAGGTGAGCAAGTTGTTAATGCTCTTcaggaagaaaaagaaaaactgTCAGGTACGCTGAAAGAGTTAGGGGAAGAAATAGACAAACTTAAAGAAAGAAATGACACCTTGTCTCAATCACTTGAGGGTAAAACAAACGAATGTGAATCTTTAAAACAGCAGGATGATTTGAAAATAGAGGAGTTGAATACCGAGAAGGAGCAACTCAGAGGAAATCTTGAAGAAATGGACCGACAAAAATCAGATTTGGAAAATCAGATTAAGGTTTTGAGTGAAGAACACCAAAAAGTGGTCGAGGAACTTAATAAGAAGGTCCAggaacttgaagttgaagttgGAAAGATTAAAGAGATGAAAGAAAATGAGGCAGAGCAAAGTTCAAAGGAAATCAAAGAACTTCATAACCAGCTTGAACAGAAAGTTGCTGTGATTTCAGACTTAGAACAGCAATTGGGTGCAGTCAGTAGAGATTTAGAAGACAAGAAGAGAGagcatgaaaataaatgttcGGAGTATGAGCAAAAGTTGCAGTTCCAGCAAGAAagtcatgaaaatgaaatagcAAGAAAACTGGAGGCCTTAGAAGTCCAGAAACAGAGCTCAGTCAGCGAAGTAACCACAGAACTTGGCAACAAACTAGGAGAAGCTAATGAGACCATCGGACAACAAGAAAAGACTATACAGGGACTGAAACTTAGAGAGCAAGAACTTCAGAACAATATTGAAGGTCTGAATGCAGATCATGAAAGAACCTTGAAGGAACTCGGAGAGAGGTCATCTGAAGAGATTAACACTTTACAGGGACGCATTGCATCACTGCAGGAAGAGATGCAAGCAAACAAAGAACAATATACAGAGCAAGTCAAAAACCTTGAAAAACAGATTGAGGAGAGACAGAGTGAAATCCTGGGTCTTACTGAGCAGCATGCTAAAGAAATGAACACATGTCAGGAAGAATTTGCAGAGAAAGTGAACAAACTTACACAGGATTTACAGGAAAGTTCCGAAACATTATCTAAACTTCGACAAGATCATGCATCAATGGATGAAGCACTGAGTCAAGAAATAAAAACCATGAAAGAAGAATTGGGAGCAAATGAAAGAAACCACGGGGAAGAAATGGAGAAGTTGAGAGTCGATCATGAAAAGATGATGCAGGAGGAACAAGATGCTGTTGCTAAAAAACTCGATCAGTTGGAGAAAGAAAAAGCTGATTCTTTAGGTGAGGTTAGTAGTGAGTTAGGGAACAAACTTACGGAAGTACAGACCTCACTTCAAGAGAAGGAGGCTAGAATTCTGGAGTTGGAGAACACCAGACAGGAACTCTTAAATTCTGTGGAAAGTCTTAAAGCGACCCATGCTGATGAAATCAAAGAAATAGTAGTTAAAAACAATGAGGAGATGAGTAGTATGAGACAGGATTATGAGAACCAGAAACAAGAAATGCAGGTAACCATGACACAGTACTCTGTTCAAATTGTCAAACTTGAAAGTGAGTTCTCTCAAAAAGAAGAAGCTGCGAGAGGAATTCTTGAAGAGAAAGAGCACAGAGTTAAGGAGCTTGAAGAAAATGAAAAGCAACTTAAGGAGCAAATGGAAAATTTACACACCACCCACCAAGAACAATTAGTAGTTAAGGAAAAAGAGTTTGATGACAAAATACAACAACTGAAAGAGGATCATGATAAGAATCTGAAAGAAGCAGAAGAGAAACACAAGAACCAATTCACGGAGTTGAGAAACCAAGCCAAAAGTAAAATTTcagaaatgaaaaagaaaattgaagACCTAAGCGAGCAGCTTACACAGAAGACAACAGAGATGGAAGAGACATTGCAAAAGTCGAAAAGTCATCATGAAGAGGAGACGGAGAGGATGAGGAAAGAGTTGGGAGAGGAGAAGGACGACATGATGCAGAAGATGATGACAAAGATTACAGGCCTGCAGAACAGGATTGTGGAGGAACAAGAAAAGTTTGAGACTGTGTCAGcggaaaaagaaaagaaacatgGTGTAGTCGTGAAACAAATGgaagacaattttcaaatcaagaTGAAGGAAGAACAGGAAGGATTTAATCAGAAGTTTACAGAAATTCTGAAAGAGAAGGATCTTGGCATTGATGATGTGGCTGCTAAGATGGAAGCAATGAAGAAAGAAGAGGTGGAGAGAATTGCTGCTGAGTTCAAGGTCAAGTTCACTGAAGCACAAGAGAATCATAAAAAACAACTTTTAGATCTTAGGGATCAGGCAAAAGGTAAAATTGGTAACTTGAAGGGTCAGCTGCAGGAACAGGAAAAGACTCATTCTGAAACTGTCAGTGCAATGGAAAAATCTCAGAACGAGAAAATGGAGGAGTTGAAAAAAGAACATTCTAATCAAGTTCAAAGTGTTGAGTCGAATCATCAAGAGACGTTACAGACTTTGAAGAAACAACATGAAGATCAGTTTGAACAGATAAAATTAGATCATAGTCAAGAAATTGAAAACCTGAAACAGGAAAATCAAGAGAAAATTATGGCACTTGAGAAGGACTATGCAAATAagattgatgacatcacagctgagcatgctcagttgaAAGAGAGCAGCCATCTTGCTCAGACACTGAAAGTAGAAGTTGAAACATTGAGGCAACAATCTCAAGGGGATGTTGAAAAACTTGAATCAGTGCACTCTGAGAATATTATTCAGCTCAAACAAGAACATGAGCAAGCTCTTGAGGAGCTAAGGACTAAACTTAATAATGAGTTGTCAGAGGCAAAAGAGCAACATGAGCAGAATTTGCAAGAGGTTGTAGATACCAACTTGGCGCAACAAGCGGAGTTGAAGATTGTGAAAGACCAACACGAAGAAACCAAACAGAAACTTACAATGTTGAGTGATACATACAAATCAGAAATATCAGAATGGGGATCGAAATTAGATGAACAAGAAAAAGCTTTCTTTGAGGAAAGAGAGTCCCTTATTAAACAgatgaaagagagagaaaatcagtcacagatgaataaacaaGAACTGAATCAGCATTTACAGAGTAAAATTGCAGAGGCTGAGAAAGAAATCAAAGGTATAACCGAAAAACACAGTAGTGAAATCGACACGCTGAAACAATTCTATGACGCCAAAGTCAAGGATATGGAAGAGGAGCAAAAATCCAATATGCAAGATGCTGAGTACCAGTATAGTGAGAAAATTACGGAACTTGAAAGTCAATGTCAGGAACAGACCAAGAAGCTGCAAGAGGTCGAGGAAAGGTCAACACTCAAGGACAGTAAGATTGCGGAATTACAAGTACACATGGAAGAAGTGAGTAAGAAGTTTGATAACGTAGAAAGTAGCTGTCACGACTTGATAGAAAAACTCAACAACAAAGAAAAGGAAATCAAGGAACTCACAGATAAACTTAACACTGCCACAGAGAAAGTCAATCAATTTACAACTGAGAGCACACAGAGTCTTCAAGAAAAAGACGTCATTGTGAAAGAGTTAGAAGCTAGGATAGAGGCATTAGCTCAAGAAAAAGAACAGGAATTAAATGACAAAATTGCTGTGCTTACGGAAGAAAACCTTCAAGAAAAAGACATCATTGTGAAAGAGTTAGAGGCTAGGATAGAGGCATTAGCTCAAGAAAAAGAACAGGAATTAAATGACAAAATTGCTGCACTTACGGATGAAAATCAAACCAGTACACAGAGTCTTGAAGAAAAGGAGGCTACTGTGAAAGAGCTTGAAGCAAAGGTAGAAGAATTTGCTAATGAAAAGGAGAAGGAATTGAGTGAAAAGTTAGCGAAGCTTACAGaggaaaaagaaacaaaactaGCTGAATTGAAAAAGAAAGCGGAGATAAGGTTGAGTCAGATCAAAAGACAATTTCAATCCGATTTGGAAGAGAAGGGTAAAATGGTGAAAGAGTTGACGGAAAGTAGTAGTAAACTTAAAGAACAGCTGGAGACACAAGAGACAATGTTAGAAGAAAAGTCAAAGATGATAAAGGAACTTGAAAATAGACTTGTTGAACTTGAGCAGGAAATAGACACTACAAGGAATAGTCTGGAAGCAAAGGAGAGTGATATGACAGAACAATTACAAGAAAAGGAAAGAATTGCACAAGAAAGTCTACAAGGTGCTGAAGTGAGACAGAAAAGAGAGACTGAGGAACTACAGGGAATTATTGCAAAACACAAAGAGAGAGAAGAAGAACTGAACCAGAAGATCAGCGATGTGAAAGCAGAAATGGAAAAAGTGACTACTGAAATGAAACAGAAACACAAAGAACGGATGGAGATTTTACAGGATGACCATAAGAGTGAACTGGAGGTACTTAAGAAGGATTTCGCCATACAGAAAGAAGAAGCTGAACAAGAACAGAATCTAAAATTGAAACAGTTGTTAAAAGAAGTTAATACAACTATGGCAGAGAAGGAACGACAGTTTGAGGATACTTTGTCCATGTCTATCG AGAGAGGACAGAGTCAGGAAGAAGTGCAAGAGAGGGAGTACAAACGACAAATGGAAGAGCTGTACAGAGAAATGAGGGAAAATGAACTCAAACAAGAAGCAGCTGTTAGTCGATATGCATCTCAAATAAAG gaTAAAGAGTCGGAGTTGGATGAGTTAAATCAAGACTACGAGAACAAGGTAGATGAACTAGAAAATGAACATAAAGCCAAGATAGCAGAACTTGAGAAGAAAATGGCAGACAACGAACAGAAGCTAAGAATGGCATTCAAGAAGAAACtgaaagaaatggaaaaagTGCACTCTGAGGAGGTAAAGGGTTTGACTACAGAATGGCAGAGTGAAAGAAAA TTACCCAGTGGCAGCCATGATCCTTCCCAAGCTAACTCCTCTCAG GAGATTGTCAAACAGAGAGAAATGGCACTAGCAGCAGTCAAGGGTAATGAGGGTGCTTACAGCATGATGGAAAAACATTCAGAAGAACACCAGAAAGAAATAGAAGAGATCGAAACCAGACACAG gaTTGAAATCACTGAAATGCGGGAGATGACACAAGGTAGTCTACCTCCACCACTTATACAAGGAACTCCACTAAATCCAGACACTAAGACTAGGCCTAAAAGAGTTACATTTGATGAAGATTCAGTCACCTCAGAGTTACAAGATCTGGAATTGGACAACATGAACTTGCAG AGTGAGCTTGCTCAGAAGAAAGGTGAACTATCTGAATTACATATAAAATTTAGACAGCTACAAGACAAAATAGAATTATTAGTTGGACAGAAAGGAGGTGGTG TTTCACCACATTTAGGATCCCCCTACAGGGCTAATAGTGCATCATCAGTTTCCAGTTTGGATGATTCACTCGGACCACTACTCAATGAACCCACCGAATTAGAG TACTTGAAGAAAGTCCTCTTTGCGTATATGATGGGCAGAGAAACTAAG ACGATGGCCAAAGTCATCACTGCCGTTTTGAAATTTACACGAGAGGAAACGTCTCAGATTCTTTCTAGGGAAGATAATAGGCAAGGAGTAATG